In Helicobacter mastomyrinus, a single genomic region encodes these proteins:
- a CDS encoding substrate-binding domain-containing protein, whose protein sequence is MKNLIWHSRFWSLCFVLLSVFGVSLGFAKAQDIHIISREDGSGTRSAFVELFGIYQTIKDKKIDNISKKAEITNSTAVMLVSVATDEDAIGYVSLGSLNSSVKALKINDVEPSIEQVKNKQYILSRPFNVVTNKYNPLAQDFLQFALSQEAQDIVVKAGYIPMGEKSFTPANPSGKLVIAGSSSITPLMEKLKEVYLAQNKNAKIEIQQSDSSTGISATLQGIADIGMVSRELKESERAKNLTTQVLALDGLAVIVNPKNHIQSLRKEQIKAIFEGNTAQWNEVINQ, encoded by the coding sequence TTTATGTTTTGTGCTTTTAAGTGTTTTTGGTGTTTCGCTTGGGTTTGCAAAAGCTCAAGATATTCATATTATTTCAAGAGAGGATGGCTCTGGCACAAGAAGCGCATTTGTTGAACTTTTTGGAATCTACCAAACTATCAAAGATAAAAAGATTGACAATATATCTAAAAAAGCGGAGATTACTAACTCTACTGCCGTTATGCTTGTGAGTGTGGCGACTGATGAGGACGCCATAGGCTATGTGTCATTAGGCTCTCTTAATTCATCTGTTAAGGCATTAAAAATTAATGATGTAGAGCCAAGCATAGAGCAGGTGAAAAACAAGCAATACATTCTTTCGCGCCCTTTTAATGTCGTTACAAATAAATACAATCCTCTAGCGCAAGATTTTTTGCAGTTTGCGCTTTCTCAAGAGGCTCAAGATATTGTTGTCAAAGCAGGATATATCCCTATGGGAGAGAAAAGCTTTACCCCCGCAAATCCTAGCGGCAAGCTTGTTATTGCAGGTTCAAGCTCTATAACGCCCCTTATGGAAAAGCTCAAAGAAGTCTATTTAGCGCAAAATAAAAATGCAAAAATTGAGATTCAGCAATCTGATTCATCAACAGGTATTAGCGCTACACTGCAAGGTATCGCGGATATTGGTATGGTAAGCCGTGAGCTTAAAGAGAGTGAAAGGGCTAAAAATTTGACAACGCAAGTTCTTGCCCTTGATGGTTTGGCTGTGATTGTGAATCCAAAAAATCATATCCAATCCTTAAGAAAAGAGCAAATCAAGGCTATTTTTGAGGGTAATACAGCACAATGGAATGAAGTCATTAACCAATAA
- the pstC gene encoding phosphate ABC transporter permease subunit PstC — MTKVKSIKNLYAMGVQILFALCAFACVFAVAIICIFLFTSSIPSIMKIGFMDFIFGSLWQPNAEVYGIAPMIVGSVYVTALALLISVPCGVLSAIYLVFFAHRWVRYVLNPAVELLAGIPSIVYGFFGLIVIVPFLSSLLGTSGKGLLAASVLLGIMILPTIILVSKISLQGIDKAYLEGGLALGASKERVAFFVMLRAAQSGVLAGIILGTGRAIGEAMAVIVVAGNQPIFPQSLSDGVRTLTTNIVLELGYAADLHREALIASCVVLFVFILMINLCLNALKRRCVNE; from the coding sequence ATGACTAAAGTAAAAAGCATAAAAAATCTTTATGCAATGGGTGTACAGATATTGTTTGCCTTATGCGCTTTTGCCTGTGTGTTTGCCGTGGCAATAATATGTATCTTTTTATTTACTTCCTCTATCCCTAGCATTATGAAAATAGGGTTTATGGATTTTATTTTTGGCTCTTTGTGGCAGCCCAATGCGGAAGTCTATGGCATTGCACCTATGATTGTAGGAAGTGTGTATGTAACTGCACTTGCACTCTTAATAAGTGTGCCTTGCGGTGTGTTAAGTGCTATCTATTTGGTGTTTTTCGCTCATAGATGGGTGAGATATGTTTTAAATCCTGCTGTGGAGCTACTCGCAGGGATTCCAAGTATAGTGTATGGATTTTTTGGGCTGATTGTGATTGTCCCCTTTCTTTCCTCTCTGCTTGGCACAAGTGGCAAGGGTCTCTTGGCTGCTTCTGTGCTTTTGGGGATAATGATTTTGCCAACTATCATTCTTGTGTCTAAAATAAGTCTTCAAGGCATTGATAAGGCTTATTTAGAGGGAGGATTAGCACTTGGAGCGAGTAAAGAACGTGTGGCATTCTTCGTAATGCTAAGGGCTGCGCAAAGTGGTGTGCTAGCAGGGATTATTCTAGGCACAGGAAGGGCGATTGGCGAGGCGATGGCAGTAATTGTCGTTGCGGGGAATCAGCCCATATTCCCCCAATCCCTAAGCGATGGAGTGCGCACGCTTACTACAAATATTGTGCTTGAACTTGGGTATGCTGCAGATTTGCATAGGGAGGCACTTATCGCCTCGTGTGTGGTGCTTTTTGTCTTTATTTTAATGATTAATCTTTGTCTTAATGCGTTAAAAAGGAGGTGTGTGAATGAATAG
- the pstA gene encoding phosphate ABC transporter permease PstA yields MNRALLAITQAYEKYKWDISHKDKLSCALSFILHISMIVCGAMFVFVIGYILLNGIQHIHINLFEWEYTTQNVSMLPAIINTITIVFISLLLAIPIAIFGAIFLEEYTHSQSRLVRLVVLAIETLAGIPSIVYGLFGYLAFVVYCGFGLSLLSGALTLAIMVLPLILRNTQEAIRAVPHTYKEASLGLGASLLRTIFVVILPCAMSGIVAGIVLSVGRIVGESAALLYTAGSVAQIAGLYDSSRTLSVHMYALLSEGQYMEQAYASAVILLLIVIGINTLSHILAAYLNPYKH; encoded by the coding sequence ATGAATAGAGCATTGCTAGCTATCACCCAAGCGTATGAAAAATATAAATGGGATATATCGCATAAGGATAAGCTTTCTTGCGCTCTTTCCTTTATCTTGCATATTTCTATGATTGTATGCGGAGCTATGTTTGTTTTTGTGATTGGCTATATTTTGCTTAATGGCATACAGCATATTCATATCAATCTTTTTGAGTGGGAATACACTACTCAAAATGTATCTATGCTCCCCGCAATTATTAATACCATAACCATAGTGTTTATTTCGCTTCTCTTAGCAATACCCATAGCGATTTTTGGCGCTATTTTCTTAGAGGAATACACACATTCACAATCACGTCTTGTGCGTCTTGTTGTTCTAGCTATTGAAACACTTGCTGGGATTCCAAGTATAGTATATGGGCTTTTTGGATACCTAGCGTTTGTTGTGTATTGTGGATTTGGGTTAAGCCTTTTAAGCGGGGCTTTAACCTTAGCCATTATGGTGCTACCTCTTATTTTACGCAATACCCAAGAGGCAATACGAGCAGTGCCTCACACTTACAAAGAAGCCTCACTTGGGCTTGGAGCTTCACTACTGCGCACTATTTTTGTTGTGATTTTGCCCTGTGCGATGAGCGGGATTGTAGCGGGAATCGTGCTAAGTGTGGGGAGGATAGTAGGGGAGAGCGCGGCATTACTCTACACCGCAGGAAGTGTAGCCCAAATAGCAGGTTTGTATGATTCTTCGCGGACATTAAGCGTGCATATGTATGCGCTTTTGAGTGAGGGGCAATATATGGAACAAGCCTATGCAAGTGCAGTTATCCTCCTTCTCATAGTGATTGGAATAAATACACTCTCGCACATTCTTGCAGCATATTTAAATCCCTACAAGCATTAA
- the pstB gene encoding phosphate ABC transporter ATP-binding protein PstB, which translates to MENIVFHIECLNLYYGQFHALKNIHLDLLRNEVSAFIGPSGCGKSTLLKSLNRMNDLVENCVIQGDIHFCGQDIYDKSCDVNILRKRVGMVFQKPNPFPMSIYDNIAFPLRTHYSLKKIEIDESIESCLRSANMWEEVKDRLHKSALALSGGQQQRLCIARSLALKPEVILMDEPTSALDPISTLKIEDLINELKSQYSIVIVTHNMQQAARIADKTAFFLMGEMIEFDSTEQIFTTPKEQKTKDYITGRFG; encoded by the coding sequence ATGGAGAATATAGTTTTTCACATAGAGTGTTTAAATCTCTACTATGGGCAATTTCACGCGCTTAAAAATATCCATTTGGATTTATTGCGCAATGAAGTCAGTGCATTTATAGGACCAAGTGGTTGCGGTAAATCTACACTTTTAAAAAGCCTTAATCGTATGAATGATTTAGTGGAAAATTGCGTAATACAAGGTGATATACACTTTTGTGGGCAGGATATTTATGATAAAAGTTGTGATGTTAATATTTTGCGGAAACGTGTAGGTATGGTGTTTCAAAAACCAAATCCATTTCCTATGAGTATTTATGACAATATCGCATTTCCTTTACGCACACATTATTCTCTTAAAAAGATAGAGATTGATGAGAGTATAGAATCTTGTTTGAGAAGTGCGAATATGTGGGAGGAGGTAAAGGACAGGCTGCATAAGTCTGCCTTAGCACTTAGCGGAGGGCAGCAACAAAGACTATGTATCGCCCGCTCGCTAGCATTAAAGCCTGAAGTGATTTTGATGGATGAGCCCACTTCAGCCCTAGACCCTATCTCAACGCTTAAAATTGAAGATTTGATTAATGAGCTTAAATCGCAATATAGTATCGTGATAGTAACGCACAATATGCAGCAAGCTGCTCGCATAGCGGATAAGACGGCGTTTTTTCTTATGGGGGAGATGATTGAGTTTGACAGCACGGAGCAGATATTTACCACACCCAAGGAACAAAAGACAAAAGACTACATTACAGGGAGGTTTGGATAA
- a CDS encoding phosphate signaling complex PhoU family protein, translated as MRDVYTAQLNALNAQCNIMLSLSEDSLAYACFGDSKMDIKEIEFIVEQLNGLEKDIFHACEMIILKQQPVAQDLESITRIIRQILDLRRIGEISLNSARIIVDMPQAYRFSLLGKMANLLYEMFSAFRENHMQRVKELEDIIDSCFRQVKAQIAQNIQNSYQDAHWWLEILMLSKYFEKIADHISAMTYA; from the coding sequence ATGCGTGATGTATATACAGCACAGCTTAATGCACTTAATGCGCAATGCAATATAATGCTTTCTTTGAGTGAAGATTCATTAGCATATGCGTGTTTTGGTGATTCAAAAATGGATATAAAAGAGATTGAGTTTATAGTAGAGCAGCTTAATGGGCTTGAAAAAGATATTTTTCACGCTTGTGAGATGATTATCTTAAAGCAGCAGCCCGTAGCACAGGATTTAGAATCTATTACACGCATTATTCGGCAGATTCTGGATTTGCGTCGTATTGGGGAGATTTCACTCAATAGCGCTAGAATTATTGTCGATATGCCCCAAGCATATAGATTTAGCCTTTTAGGAAAAATGGCAAATCTGCTCTATGAGATGTTTAGCGCTTTTAGGGAAAATCATATGCAACGTGTAAAAGAGTTAGAGGATATTATTGATTCTTGTTTTAGGCAGGTTAAAGCACAAATTGCACAAAATATTCAAAATTCCTATCAAGATGCGCATTGGTGGCTTGAAATACTTATGTTATCAAAATATTTTGAAAAAATTGCCGACCATATCAGTGCTATGACTTATGCTTAG
- a CDS encoding response regulator transcription factor, with protein sequence MIFVLEDDEGILSLVLYALESANLDARGFHTPREFWEALNEEKPSCILLDVMLPEESGLSILQKLRNNHKYKDICIILLTALESEIDIIKGLESGADDYVKKPFSALELIARIKALLRRSSQHNECEFTFHELTYSKKNHNVRIGHQVLHLSLKEFELLGLFLQSPNRVFSREELLEIIWGYNISGTRTIDIHINTLRSKLGAYGTYIKTIRGIGYQFNTLES encoded by the coding sequence GTGATTTTTGTTCTTGAAGATGATGAGGGAATTTTAAGTCTTGTGCTTTATGCTTTAGAATCTGCCAATCTTGATGCAAGGGGTTTCCACACACCAAGAGAATTTTGGGAGGCTCTTAATGAGGAAAAGCCCTCCTGTATCTTGCTTGATGTAATGCTGCCAGAGGAGAGTGGATTAAGCATTTTGCAAAAGCTACGCAATAATCATAAATACAAAGATATATGTATCATTTTGCTCACAGCTTTAGAGAGTGAAATCGATATTATCAAGGGCTTGGAGAGCGGGGCAGATGATTATGTGAAAAAGCCTTTTAGCGCATTGGAACTTATCGCACGTATCAAGGCTTTGCTACGTAGAAGTAGCCAACATAATGAATGTGAATTTACATTCCACGAGCTTACATATTCTAAGAAAAATCATAATGTCCGCATTGGGCATCAAGTTTTACATCTTTCTTTAAAGGAATTTGAGCTATTGGGCTTATTTTTGCAATCGCCCAATCGTGTGTTTAGTCGCGAGGAATTGCTTGAGATTATTTGGGGGTATAATATTTCAGGCACACGCACAATCGATATACATATCAATACTTTGCGCTCTAAGCTAGGAGCCTATGGCACATATATTAAGACTATCCGCGGCATAGGCTATCAGTTTAATACCTTGGAATCATAG
- a CDS encoding sensor histidine kinase codes for MKKKIFYAIFFGIFSVQILSILSVVLIFDNLIKSQTFARLSYVLTHLHTDEIHKILTHQSSGFPTAYRITLLSAQGEVLYDNKAQVESMDNHLMRDEVQEVLKGSYTSPRYIFTQRESKTLNEQTLYATTLVEVDSIPIIVRLSERKKMFKAVIFDLLPYLSALCVFGIILSGVLALILSRKIIVPIENINLSHPLKTNPYPELKPFMQRIAKQKKKIKKQLGIIKARQREIEMIIYNMKEGFILLDTKGAVRSFNAIALEYLNITAEDIVFEIPHLQSMNTEITSMLDDTQGEDRHFECVIGERTLYIVALPVRVKNMLQALALLVIDKSAQKQAEDLRKSFSANVTHELKTPLSVILASSEMLKSGLVKQGDEQSFLTKIYIESKRLSTLIDNILRLSFFDENTLELEKSYVDLYEICKRVQKNLMPLAQNKNIHIYLLPPPQSKSEIWGISSLIEDMVYNLVENAIKYSYEDSTITISLSHKEQYITLSVKDEGIGIPLEEQERIFERFYCVDKSRSKKLGGSGLGLSIVKHIVGIHNARIKLVSKVGKGTSMSVEFMPYET; via the coding sequence GTGAAAAAAAAGATTTTTTATGCTATCTTTTTTGGCATTTTTAGCGTGCAAATATTAAGCATACTCAGTGTGGTGCTGATATTTGATAATCTCATAAAGTCCCAAACTTTCGCACGTCTAAGCTATGTACTGACGCATTTGCATACAGATGAAATTCATAAGATTCTTACCCATCAAAGCAGTGGATTCCCAACAGCCTATCGCATTACCTTGCTCTCTGCGCAAGGAGAAGTCCTCTATGATAATAAAGCACAAGTAGAATCTATGGATAATCATCTAATGCGCGATGAGGTGCAAGAGGTGCTTAAAGGTTCATACACAAGTCCTCGATATATCTTTACGCAAAGAGAATCTAAGACATTAAATGAGCAGACATTATATGCTACAACGCTTGTTGAGGTTGATTCTATACCTATTATCGTGCGTTTAAGTGAGAGAAAAAAGATGTTTAAAGCAGTGATTTTTGATTTGCTTCCTTATTTAAGCGCATTGTGTGTTTTTGGCATTATTTTGAGCGGCGTATTGGCATTAATATTAAGCAGAAAGATTATTGTCCCTATTGAGAATATTAATCTCTCTCACCCGCTTAAAACCAACCCCTACCCCGAGCTAAAGCCCTTTATGCAACGTATTGCCAAACAAAAGAAAAAAATCAAAAAGCAGCTTGGAATCATTAAGGCGCGACAGCGGGAAATTGAGATGATTATCTATAATATGAAAGAGGGATTTATCTTGCTTGATACAAAAGGGGCAGTGCGCTCTTTTAATGCTATTGCGCTTGAGTATCTTAACATTACAGCAGAGGATATAGTGTTTGAGATACCACATTTGCAGAGTATGAATACAGAGATTACATCTATGCTTGATGATACGCAAGGTGAGGATAGGCATTTTGAATGTGTGATAGGGGAGCGGACATTATATATTGTCGCGCTTCCTGTGCGGGTGAAAAATATGCTACAAGCCTTAGCGCTGCTTGTGATTGATAAGAGCGCACAAAAACAAGCCGAGGATTTGAGGAAGTCTTTTAGTGCTAATGTAACACACGAGCTTAAAACGCCTCTATCAGTGATATTAGCGAGTAGTGAAATGCTAAAAAGCGGTCTGGTAAAGCAAGGAGATGAGCAAAGCTTTTTGACAAAAATTTATATCGAGTCAAAGCGACTTTCCACACTTATAGATAATATTTTGCGCCTGTCATTTTTTGATGAAAACACCCTAGAGCTTGAAAAATCGTATGTGGATTTGTATGAGATATGCAAACGTGTGCAAAAAAATCTTATGCCCTTAGCGCAGAATAAAAATATTCACATATACCTTTTGCCCCCACCTCAAAGCAAGAGTGAGATTTGGGGGATAAGCTCACTTATTGAGGATATGGTATATAATCTTGTAGAAAATGCCATTAAATACAGCTATGAGGACAGTACTATCACGATATCTCTAAGCCACAAAGAGCAGTATATTACGCTAAGTGTGAAAGATGAGGGGATAGGGATTCCCCTTGAGGAGCAAGAGCGAATCTTTGAGCGCTTTTATTGTGTGGATAAAAGCCGTAGCAAAAAGCTTGGCGGCAGTGGGTTGGGCTTAAGTATTGTAAAACATATCGTTGGGATACATAATGCACGCATTAAGCTTGTAAGCAAAGTAGGTAAAGGCACAAGTATGAGTGTAGAGTTTATGCCCTATGAGACTTAA
- a CDS encoding butyryl-CoA:acetate CoA-transferase, with the protein MDIHQMYKQKITSAENAVKVIKSGDWVDYGWAVTAPVALDVALSKRIEELDDIKLRGGILLQVPEVFKIDTQGKHASWHTWHASGIGRKLIEQGLGFYMPMRYSELPRYYKETSAMPNVIMLQVAPMDSHGYFNFGPSASHLSACIEKAQVVIVEVNANMPRCLGGFGTDVHISQVDMIVEGSNPPLIEVPSAEISQVDMAVAELIVEEISDGACIQLGIGGMPNAVGSFIAKSHLKDLGVHTEVYVDAFVEMTEAGKINGKRKNINKGRQTYSFAMGTKKLYDFLDNNPECMSAPVDYTNDIRMIAALDNFISINNAVDIDLFGQVNSESSGTRHISGAGGQLDFVLGAYLANNGKSFICCSSTMKAKDSTLKSRILPTLHEGSIVTATRANVHYLVTEYGKANLKGLSTWEKCEAIIGLAHPDFRDELILKAEEMKIWRKSNKIRP; encoded by the coding sequence ATGGATATACATCAAATGTATAAGCAAAAGATTACAAGTGCAGAAAATGCGGTGAAAGTAATTAAGTCCGGTGATTGGGTCGATTATGGTTGGGCTGTAACTGCGCCTGTAGCACTTGATGTAGCCTTGAGTAAGCGCATCGAGGAACTAGATGATATTAAGCTTCGTGGAGGTATCTTGCTTCAAGTCCCTGAAGTCTTTAAAATCGATACACAAGGCAAACACGCCTCTTGGCATACTTGGCACGCAAGTGGCATAGGGCGCAAACTTATAGAGCAAGGCTTGGGATTCTATATGCCTATGCGATATAGCGAATTGCCACGATATTATAAGGAAACATCAGCTATGCCTAATGTGATAATGCTACAAGTTGCACCGATGGATTCACACGGGTATTTTAACTTCGGTCCTAGTGCTTCGCATTTATCTGCTTGCATAGAGAAAGCTCAAGTGGTGATTGTAGAGGTAAATGCGAATATGCCCCGTTGTTTGGGGGGCTTTGGCACAGATGTGCATATCTCACAAGTGGATATGATAGTCGAGGGGAGTAATCCACCCCTTATTGAAGTGCCCTCAGCTGAAATCTCTCAAGTAGATATGGCAGTAGCAGAGCTGATAGTAGAAGAGATAAGCGATGGAGCGTGCATACAATTAGGTATAGGCGGTATGCCTAATGCGGTAGGTTCTTTTATCGCAAAGTCGCATTTGAAAGATTTAGGCGTGCATACGGAGGTATATGTTGATGCGTTTGTGGAGATGACTGAAGCGGGTAAAATCAATGGCAAACGCAAGAATATCAATAAGGGCAGACAGACATATTCCTTTGCGATGGGGACTAAGAAGCTCTATGATTTTTTGGATAATAATCCTGAATGTATGAGTGCGCCGGTGGATTATACCAATGATATACGTATGATTGCTGCGCTAGATAATTTCATTTCTATCAATAATGCAGTGGATATAGATCTATTTGGGCAGGTAAATTCTGAATCTTCAGGCACAAGGCATATTAGCGGTGCAGGCGGACAGCTAGACTTTGTGCTTGGAGCATATCTGGCTAACAATGGCAAAAGCTTTATATGCTGCTCTTCCACAATGAAAGCAAAGGATAGCACACTTAAGAGCAGAATCTTGCCTACCTTGCACGAGGGTAGTATCGTAACTGCCACGAGGGCAAATGTGCATTATCTTGTTACTGAATATGGCAAGGCAAATCTTAAGGGCTTAAGCACTTGGGAGAAATGCGAGGCGATTATTGGTTTGGCTCACCCGGATTTTAGAGATGAGCTTATCCTCAAAGCAGAGGAGATGAAAATCTGGCGAAAAAGTAACAAAATTCGCCCATAA